A window from Fibrobacter sp. UWB11 encodes these proteins:
- a CDS encoding MBOAT family protein, with translation MLDYIIPYLTRTFAFDPNSPLLFTQFYFWGFFAVVFAIFSFVHSKLLLRNAFLFATSLFFYYKTSGSYVCILIFCVIANFFIGKWIEKSTEKWKKKMLMIIVVIIDLLVLCYYKYSYFFLDALYDFTGIELHVYNFFAAASNAMFGTHSLVDQIILPVGISFFTFQAMSYCIDIYRGKIKAVDNILNFGFYLSFFPQLVAGPIVRADKFVPQLYKPYFLPRRAFGMAVFWILNGLAKKIILSDYLATNFVDRVFDTPLLFTGLENLIALFAYSLQVYADFSGYTDIAIGVALLMGFRLPQNFNSPYKAKSPTEFWRRWHISLSSWWRDYLYIPLGGNRNATAGTFFWMGFLSLVAILLSGSVWVGIALGVFFLYIGIFAYFKPESRKTITTNMNAMATQIVGGWWHGASWNFIIWGGLNGFGQVFNKLWVKRSATVRASIALGFFALSAILYKHYTIPICAITAVWFGVLFVGIYSTIIFHLFSDKKMEWLKTAWNVSLTFVFITFTRLFFRAGSNLDPAEANEVAWNTAKNMVNQMGTAWRWETILPIAWEHINIILVFIAGMLIHWIPKKFKSRYRITFASLPIPAMVAATAFIIFVIYQFMSADSCPFIYFQF, from the coding sequence ATGCTTGACTACATCATCCCCTACCTAACTCGCACATTCGCATTTGACCCGAACTCCCCGCTTCTCTTTACCCAGTTCTATTTCTGGGGGTTCTTCGCGGTAGTATTCGCCATCTTCTCGTTCGTACATAGCAAGCTTTTACTCCGCAACGCGTTCCTCTTTGCGACAAGCTTGTTCTTCTACTACAAGACGAGCGGAAGTTACGTGTGCATTCTCATCTTCTGCGTCATCGCAAACTTTTTCATTGGCAAGTGGATTGAAAAATCTACGGAAAAATGGAAAAAGAAGATGCTGATGATCATTGTAGTCATCATCGACTTGCTCGTTCTCTGCTATTACAAGTATTCCTACTTCTTCTTGGACGCCCTTTACGACTTTACAGGTATCGAACTTCACGTTTACAATTTCTTTGCTGCAGCAAGCAACGCCATGTTCGGCACGCATTCGCTCGTCGACCAGATTATCCTCCCGGTGGGCATTTCGTTCTTCACGTTCCAGGCGATGAGCTACTGCATCGACATTTACCGCGGCAAAATCAAGGCTGTCGATAACATTCTGAACTTCGGCTTTTACCTTTCGTTCTTCCCGCAGCTCGTGGCTGGCCCGATTGTGCGCGCCGACAAATTCGTTCCGCAACTTTACAAGCCGTATTTCCTCCCCCGTCGTGCATTTGGCATGGCTGTGTTCTGGATTTTGAACGGTCTTGCAAAGAAGATTATCTTGAGCGACTACCTCGCCACAAACTTTGTAGACCGCGTTTTCGACACACCGCTCCTCTTTACCGGCCTCGAAAACCTGATTGCCCTTTTCGCTTACTCGCTGCAAGTTTATGCCGACTTTTCGGGTTACACGGATATCGCCATTGGCGTTGCCCTCCTCATGGGTTTCCGCCTGCCGCAGAACTTCAACAGCCCGTACAAAGCAAAGAGCCCGACCGAATTCTGGCGCCGTTGGCACATTTCGCTTTCTAGCTGGTGGCGCGATTACTTGTACATTCCTCTTGGCGGTAACAGAAATGCAACCGCAGGCACGTTCTTCTGGATGGGCTTCTTGAGCCTTGTGGCCATTCTTCTTTCAGGAAGCGTGTGGGTCGGTATCGCTCTCGGCGTGTTCTTCCTTTACATTGGCATTTTCGCTTACTTCAAGCCGGAATCCCGCAAGACCATTACCACGAACATGAACGCCATGGCAACGCAAATCGTTGGCGGTTGGTGGCATGGTGCTAGCTGGAACTTTATCATTTGGGGCGGTTTGAACGGCTTTGGCCAAGTATTCAACAAGCTCTGGGTCAAGCGCAGCGCAACGGTACGTGCATCAATTGCCCTTGGATTCTTTGCATTGAGCGCCATTCTCTACAAGCACTACACAATTCCTATATGTGCAATTACCGCCGTGTGGTTCGGTGTACTTTTCGTGGGTATTTACTCGACCATCATTTTCCACCTGTTCAGCGACAAGAAAATGGAATGGCTCAAGACAGCCTGGAACGTTTCGCTCACGTTTGTGTTCATCACCTTTACACGTCTTTTCTTCCGTGCAGGTTCTAACCTCGACCCGGCAGAAGCAAATGAAGTCGCATGGAACACAGCAAAGAACATGGTGAACCAGATGGGCACCGCATGGCGCTGGGAAACGATTCTCCCGATAGCCTGGGAACACATCAATATCATTCTCGTGTTTATCGCTGGTATGCTTATCCACTGGATTCCAAAGAAGTTTAAGTCCCGTTATCGCATCACGTTCGCTTCGCTCCCGATTCCTGCGATGGTTGCAGCGACGGCGTTCATCATCTTCGTGATTTACCAATTCATGAGCGCAGATTCTTGCCCGTTCATTTACTTCCAGTTCTAA
- a CDS encoding peptidoglycan DD-metalloendopeptidase family protein, whose product MKIKTILIAGVLPIALFAKDDDMAGKIVPRLVDSKTTELTQNIEDLANIETQDPSVGKFVITESNFSSKKIKPKKQSKASAPAKVSKVEVTDLGTEEGINSDSLDTEEAAREYAEADADIKATTDSASTGAPEKLFVLDMTTSIIPTESRRIAGHYGPRKHRMHRGVDLGLCHGENRAIVAAFAGKVVKVRNQGRRKGYGRYVILDHGNGLTTLYAHLERWKVKVGDELQAGDTLGIGGNSGRSFGAHLHFEMRYNGIYINPETVYDFAEGTFRDISVTLDTDKLQEIESAYQKEIGKSKFYKVRRGDCLGKIAHKYGTSVQQIMRLNNLKSEKIRPGQVLRCS is encoded by the coding sequence ATGAAGATCAAAACTATACTCATTGCAGGAGTCCTGCCTATCGCGCTTTTCGCAAAAGACGACGATATGGCCGGAAAAATTGTTCCTCGCCTGGTTGATTCTAAAACTACAGAATTAACTCAAAATATCGAAGATCTCGCTAACATCGAGACTCAGGATCCTTCCGTTGGAAAGTTCGTCATCACCGAAAGCAACTTTTCCAGCAAAAAAATCAAGCCCAAAAAGCAAAGCAAAGCAAGTGCTCCGGCCAAGGTTTCCAAGGTCGAAGTAACTGATTTGGGAACCGAAGAAGGCATCAATAGCGATAGCCTCGATACCGAAGAAGCCGCACGCGAATATGCAGAAGCGGATGCCGACATCAAGGCTACAACGGACTCCGCCTCGACAGGCGCTCCAGAAAAGCTCTTTGTTCTCGACATGACGACTTCTATCATCCCGACAGAAAGCCGTCGTATTGCAGGCCATTATGGCCCGCGCAAGCACCGTATGCATCGTGGTGTTGACCTCGGTCTCTGCCACGGAGAAAACCGCGCTATCGTCGCCGCATTTGCAGGCAAGGTCGTCAAGGTCAGAAACCAGGGCCGTCGCAAGGGCTATGGTCGCTATGTGATCTTGGACCACGGCAACGGACTCACCACGCTTTACGCACACCTCGAACGCTGGAAGGTGAAAGTCGGTGACGAACTCCAGGCCGGCGATACACTCGGAATTGGAGGCAACTCCGGTCGCTCGTTTGGCGCCCATTTGCATTTTGAAATGCGCTACAACGGCATTTACATCAACCCGGAAACCGTTTACGATTTTGCCGAAGGCACTTTCAGAGATATTTCCGTCACGCTCGACACAGACAAGCTCCAGGAAATCGAATCGGCTTACCAGAAAGAAATCGGCAAGAGCAAGTTCTACAAAGTTCGTCGTGGAGATTGCCTTGGAAAGATCGCCCACAAGTATGGCACATCGGTCCAACAGATTATGCGTTTGAACAATTTGAAGTCCGAAAAGATTCGTCCGGGTCAAGTTCTCCGCTGCTCGTAA
- a CDS encoding chloride channel protein encodes MPKLALAAVIGGVTGLVAVAFHFGLWAAMEFVRLPWTLGMLPWWAFAVVPAIGGLAVGLFIHKVARAPETAGQGTDKMIYSFHHQGGNVRARVAPVKFIASIITLSTGGSAGYEGPISQIGSGIASTICKFFKMPRMLRGQFLLAGTAAGLGAIFKAPLAGALTSVEMLYREDFESNAFATSIVSSVVSFTVYIAFVGTAPIISGVSAFPFTNGVELLACALLGIFCFPFSYMYVRCYYAAERRFNKWTAPAWLKPAVGGALISLLVLVYPEVSGGGFDFIDRLMSGLVPHSGVGVLLLLGVVLAKIVATALTVGSGGSGGVFGPSLFIGGVVGAMFAGICELVAPGFIRMPEMFILVGMAAFFAGASKAPIAGVVMVCEMTGSYSLLPGLLIAAVMHMAFSRNWTIYKSQVLNKFASPAHRRDMDRELLQAYDKISKQ; translated from the coding sequence ATGCCCAAGCTTGCACTTGCGGCAGTTATAGGGGGCGTGACTGGGCTTGTGGCTGTGGCGTTCCATTTTGGGCTGTGGGCCGCGATGGAATTTGTGCGCTTGCCGTGGACGCTGGGAATGCTCCCGTGGTGGGCTTTTGCGGTTGTTCCTGCAATTGGCGGGCTTGCCGTCGGGCTTTTCATTCACAAGGTGGCACGTGCGCCAGAAACGGCGGGGCAGGGCACCGACAAGATGATTTATTCTTTCCACCACCAGGGTGGAAACGTTCGTGCGCGCGTGGCGCCGGTTAAGTTTATCGCAAGTATCATTACGCTTTCGACGGGCGGTTCTGCAGGGTACGAAGGACCGATTTCGCAGATTGGCTCGGGGATTGCATCGACCATCTGCAAGTTTTTCAAGATGCCGCGGATGTTGCGCGGGCAGTTCTTGCTGGCAGGGACTGCTGCTGGGCTAGGGGCTATTTTCAAGGCCCCGTTGGCTGGTGCGCTCACGTCGGTCGAAATGCTTTACCGCGAAGACTTTGAATCGAATGCCTTTGCAACTTCAATTGTTTCGTCTGTTGTTTCGTTTACGGTCTATATTGCGTTTGTGGGGACGGCACCGATTATTAGCGGTGTGTCGGCTTTCCCGTTTACAAATGGTGTAGAACTTTTGGCGTGTGCGCTCCTCGGAATTTTCTGTTTCCCGTTTTCTTATATGTACGTGCGTTGCTATTATGCTGCGGAACGTCGGTTTAACAAGTGGACTGCTCCTGCGTGGCTCAAGCCTGCGGTGGGTGGTGCGCTTATTTCGCTTTTGGTCCTTGTGTATCCCGAAGTCTCTGGCGGCGGTTTTGACTTTATCGACCGTTTGATGTCTGGGCTTGTTCCTCATTCGGGCGTAGGTGTGCTGCTGTTGCTTGGGGTTGTGCTTGCAAAGATTGTGGCGACAGCCTTGACGGTTGGCTCCGGTGGTTCGGGTGGTGTCTTTGGTCCGTCGCTATTTATCGGTGGCGTGGTGGGGGCCATGTTTGCTGGAATATGTGAACTTGTTGCTCCCGGATTTATTCGCATGCCGGAAATGTTTATTCTTGTCGGAATGGCTGCATTTTTTGCAGGGGCGTCAAAGGCTCCGATTGCAGGTGTCGTGATGGTTTGTGAAATGACAGGGAGTTATAGCTTGTTGCCGGGGCTTTTGATTGCGGCGGTCATGCATATGGCTTTCTCGCGCAACTGGACCATCTACAAGAGTCAGGTGCTCAATAAGTTTGCTTCTCCTGCGCATCGCCGTGACATGGATCGCGAACTTCTCCAAGCATACGATAAAATCAGTAAACAGTAA
- a CDS encoding L-threonylcarbamoyladenylate synthase, with protein sequence MRIEVHPENPQARVVKQAAEILEDDGLVLYPTESGYAIGCNAESPKAIHKLYALKKPMKKFVMALIVPDIRFATGYAHVSNFAFNIIKQRVPGPYTFILPADPHIARKLDVKRPEIGIRIPTHPFFKELFQHFDKPILSTAAKLSEEDIYETDDIWKTFQHSVDMMVDCGNIEINPTNIVSLVGDSVEIIRGELL encoded by the coding sequence ATGCGAATTGAAGTACATCCAGAAAATCCGCAAGCACGAGTTGTGAAGCAAGCGGCAGAAATTCTCGAAGACGACGGACTCGTCCTTTACCCCACCGAATCAGGCTATGCCATCGGCTGCAACGCCGAATCGCCCAAGGCCATCCACAAGCTCTATGCGCTCAAGAAGCCCATGAAAAAGTTCGTCATGGCGCTGATTGTTCCAGACATACGCTTTGCCACCGGCTACGCCCACGTGAGCAATTTTGCGTTCAACATCATCAAGCAGCGAGTGCCAGGGCCGTACACGTTCATTCTCCCGGCCGATCCGCATATTGCACGCAAGCTTGATGTCAAGCGCCCGGAAATCGGCATCCGCATTCCGACGCATCCGTTTTTCAAGGAACTTTTCCAGCATTTCGACAAGCCGATTCTCAGCACGGCCGCCAAGCTCAGCGAAGAAGACATTTACGAAACCGATGACATTTGGAAAACGTTCCAACATTCCGTGGACATGATGGTTGATTGCGGCAACATCGAAATCAATCCGACGAACATCGTAAGTCTCGTTGGTGATTCTGTCGAAATCATCCGCGGCGAATTGCTGTAA
- a CDS encoding glycosyltransferase, whose product MPAVSVIIPMYNTEAFIKDCLDSLVAQTFSDFEAIIIDDGSTDESARIAASYASSDARFRLIGQPNKGPSEARNTGLKIMRGDYVTFIDSDDCVAPNFLETLFFLAQLHQADVVCSAAQNIDEAFKTDGSTPDTAISKIISAEEAARISLYQDSLPDYSAWNKLYRASLWKGKQFPAGTIYEDLAVIPEILFEANKVATTKSKLYFYRKRSGSELATQIDKQKIVQLLDIAENVFEKMKPVSKPLYKAARSMLVSAGFSVLMRTKDTEETAEFRKKALAHIRKYRFSTFFDLKIRMRNRIAIMLSYLPRALFLKLLKKGI is encoded by the coding sequence ATGCCCGCAGTAAGCGTAATCATCCCGATGTACAACACCGAGGCATTCATCAAGGATTGCCTCGATAGCCTTGTTGCACAGACCTTCTCAGATTTTGAAGCCATTATCATTGATGATGGCTCCACAGACGAAAGTGCAAGAATCGCCGCAAGTTACGCCTCGTCCGATGCACGATTCAGGTTGATTGGCCAACCGAACAAAGGTCCGTCAGAAGCCCGCAATACGGGACTCAAGATTATGCGTGGCGATTACGTGACCTTCATCGATAGCGATGATTGCGTTGCCCCCAATTTTCTCGAAACGTTGTTCTTTTTAGCACAATTGCATCAGGCCGATGTTGTCTGCAGTGCAGCCCAAAATATAGACGAAGCATTCAAGACTGACGGAAGCACGCCCGATACAGCAATTTCAAAAATCATTTCTGCCGAAGAGGCAGCAAGGATTTCGCTTTATCAGGATTCTCTGCCCGACTATTCTGCATGGAATAAGTTGTACAGAGCAAGCCTTTGGAAAGGAAAGCAATTCCCCGCAGGAACGATTTACGAAGATCTCGCCGTAATTCCTGAAATTTTGTTTGAAGCAAACAAAGTAGCAACGACAAAATCAAAACTTTACTTTTACCGCAAGCGTTCAGGCAGTGAATTAGCAACGCAAATTGACAAGCAAAAGATTGTACAGCTACTCGACATTGCCGAAAACGTCTTTGAAAAAATGAAACCGGTATCGAAGCCGCTATACAAAGCAGCCCGCAGCATGCTCGTGAGCGCCGGTTTCAGCGTTCTGATGCGAACCAAAGACACCGAAGAGACCGCAGAATTCCGCAAAAAAGCTTTGGCACATATTCGCAAGTACCGCTTTAGCACATTTTTCGATTTGAAAATACGCATGCGCAACCGCATTGCCATTATGCTTTCTTACCTCCCCCGCGCTCTATTTTTAAAGTTGTTGAAAAAAGGCATTTAA